A region of Tigriopus californicus strain San Diego chromosome 7, Tcal_SD_v2.1, whole genome shotgun sequence DNA encodes the following proteins:
- the LOC131883690 gene encoding flotillin-1-like, translating into MCRMGFITGGPNEAIVVSGCLHSQPLIVVGGWAFVIPCVQKVQRLSLNIMTLKVSSPKVYTMQGVPLSVTGIAQVKITSSNEEMLRAAIEQFIDKSDSDIEEIAMVTLEGHQRAIMGAMTVDEIFRDRKKFSQQVFDIASTDLFNMGIQVISYTLKDVKDEDQYMVSLGMARTSEIQRDARIGEAEANKDSQIETAIAEEQRLASKLINDAEIERYKRDFELKKAIYDIEVEMARAEAEMAFTLQESKVKQRIQEEAKTVDVIERMKLIEVAEQEVSRRYCELDSKIKKPADAEKMRLEILAHANHQRTLLEAAGQAEAIGLKGEADAFTLEAKAKAKAEEMAMKADAWKEYHKAAKVSLWLEALPAITAEVAAPLSQVNKVKMVADPNDKESLGPARLTNEVLRMVENIPSVVQEMTGHRVSLR; encoded by the coding sequence ATGTGTCGGATGGGATTTATCACCGGAGGCCCAAACGAGGCCATCGTTGTGTCAGGGTGCCTTCACAGCCAGCCTTTAATTGTGGTGGGAGGATGGGCGTTTGTCATTCCATGTGTTCAAAAGGTTCAAAGACTCTCATTAAACATAATGACTTTGAAAGTGTCGTCACCAAAGGTTTACACCATGCAAGGTGTTCCCTTGTCCGTGACTGGAATCGCTCAAGTCAAGATCACCAGCAGTAACGAAGAGATGCTAAGAGCTGCCATCGAACAATTCATTGACAAAAGCGACTCGGATATCGAAGAGATTGCCATGGTTACCCTTGAAGGACACCAACGAGCCATCATGGGAGCCATGACGGTCGATGAGATCTTCAGGGATCGCAAAAAGTTTTCACAACAAGTCTTTGATATAGCCTCCACAGACCTTTTTAATATGGGGATCCAGGTCATTTCGTACACCTTGAAAGACGTCAAGGATGAAGACCAATACATGGTGTCTCTAGGAATGGCTCGAACCTCAGAAATTCAAAGAGATGCCCGCATTGGTGAGGCTGAAGCAAACAAAGACTCACAAATCGAAACTGCCATTGCCGAGGAGCAACGCCTTGCCTCGAAACTAATCAATGATGCTGAGATTGAGAGGTATAAGCGGGATTTCGAGCTGAAGAAGGCCATCTATGACATTGAAGTGGAGATGGCTCGCGCAGAGGCCGAGATGGCCTTTACTCTTCAGGAGTCCAAGGTCAAGCAACGCATTCAAGAGGAGGCCAAAACAGTGGATGTCATAGAGCgaatgaaactgattgaagTAGCTGAACAGGAAGTGTCCCGTCGATACTGTGAACTGGATTCCAAGATCAAAAAGCCGGCCGATGCCGAAAAGATGAGACTCGAGATCCTAGCGCATGCCAATCACCAAAGGACCCTCTTGGAAGCTGCCGGTCAAGCAGAGGCCATTGGATTGAAAGGTGAGGCCGACGCCTTCACACTCGAGGcaaaagccaaggccaaggccgaaGAGATGGCCATGAAGGCTGACGCCTGGAAGGAATACCACAAGGCTGCCAAGGTCTCACTCTGGTTAGAGGCGCTTCCTGCCATTACTGCAGAAGTGGCAGCTCCTCTCTCCCAAGtaaacaaagtcaaaatggtGGCTGATCCCAACGACAAGGAGAGTTTGGGACCTGCCCGACTAACCAATGAGGTGCTGAGAATGGTCGAAAACATTCCGAGTGTTGTTCAAGAAATGACTGGCCATCGGGTCAGTTTAAGATGA